ACACCTCCTTGCGCAATGGTAACACCAGACAGAAGTTTATTTAATTCCTCATCGTTGCGGATGGCAAGTTGCAAATGTCTCGGAATAATTCTAGTTTTCTTGTTATCTCGTGCGGCGTTTCCCGCCAATTCGAGAACTTCAGCAGCCAGGTACTCCATAACTGCAGCCAAATAAACTGGAGCTCCAGCACCGACTCTTTCAGCGTAATTTCCTTTTCTCAAAAGTCTGTGGATACGACCAACTGGAAATTGCAGTCCAGCTCTGTTCGAACGAGACTTTGCCTTAGCTTTAGCTTTTCCTCCTTTCCCACGACCAGACATTATCGGTTAACTTTTGGATATAAACAAACAGACCACTAACGTTACAACTGTTCGCTGCAACAAGCAGGGAACTACTGTTTTCGACTTTACCATTTCAGCTATTTATAGGCGCAGCGATACCTACTCCCGGACCAATCACTAACAAGTTCTATTGTGATTGGTGACAAGAAACAGATGTTTCGTACAACCGCTTTatgtcctctctctctctctctcttttcgcgctctttctctttcagcatatgtaattattttattctataaccTGCAAAAAATATTAGGGTAAATAGTTTAATATATCTACATAAACTATCTTTGTtcgaaatttctatttaaaaataatttccataaaaatttcGTAAATATGAGAGTACGTACATATATCTCataactttcttttcttttcttccttttcactttttcaacaacattatttcttaggatttgacatttttgaaaattacaaagccattttaattatttttttatagtagcAAGTAATAGTTAAATAATACTGTAGTATAactgtatttaaataatattttgtcaTAGATCCTCGAGAATCATAAACTATTCATTACGAGAAATTAGTAAATAGCTGATATAAGAAAGTTAAATAAACTATAATTCTTTACTTCAAACAACCTATTTCT
Above is a genomic segment from Bombus vancouverensis nearcticus chromosome 1, iyBomVanc1_principal, whole genome shotgun sequence containing:
- the LOC117160618 gene encoding histone H2A, whose translation is MSGRGKGGKAKAKAKSRSNRAGLQFPVGRIHRLLRKGNYAERVGAGAPVYLAAVMEYLAAEVLELAGNAARDNKKTRIIPRHLQLAIRNDEELNKLLSGVTIAQGGVLPNIQAVLLPKKTEKKA